The DNA region ACGACTTCACCGTGTGGGCCCGCTCCGCGCAGGCGCAGACCCTTGCCGTGCAGGTCGAGTCGGCCGACGGCGCCACCGTCCACGCGGCCGGGACCGTCGACGTCGACGGCTCCGACGAGTGGAAGCAGTACGCGGTCACCCTCGCCGCGACGTCGACGACGACAGCGGGGCGGCTCGCCGTCCTCTCGGGTGCTGCGGGGAGCCTCGCCCTCGACATGGTGTCGCTCTTCCCGGCGGACACCTGGGACGGCCCCGTCAACGGGCAGTACGGGCTGCGGGCCGACATCGCCGAGATGATCGCGGCGATGGAGCCCTCGTTCCTCCGCTTCCCCGGTGGCTGCGTCACCAACGTCGGCACGTTCGACACGTACGCGGACTCCGGCTACACCGACCGTCGCCGCACCTACCAGTGGAAGGAGACGATCGGCCCCGTCGAGCAGCGGCCGACGAACTGGAACTTCTGGGGCTACAACCAGTCCTACGGCATCGGCTACTACGAGTACTTCCTGTTTGCCGAGGACCTCGGCGCCACGGCGCTGCCGGTGCTGTCCGTCGGCGCCAACGGGTGCGGCAGCACGATCCCCGAGATGACCGATGACGAGCGGATCGAACGCTGGGTCGCGGACACCGTCGACCTGATCGAGTTCGCCAACGGTGACGTCTCGACCGAGTGGGGCGCTGTCCGGGCCGGCCTCGGCCACCCCGAGCCCTTCGGGATGCGCTACATCGGGCTGGGCAACGAGGAGAACACGACGACCTTCGAGGCGAACTTCCCACGGTTCCGGGACGCGGTCGAGGCCGCCTACCCGGACATCACCGTCGTGTCGAACTCCGGGCCGGACGACACCGGTGCACGGTTCGACGCCCTCTGGGAGTTCAACCGCGAGCAGGGCGTCGCGATGGTCGACGAGCACTACTACAACGACCCCTCGTGGTTCCTGGCGAACACCGGCCGGTACGACGACTACGACCGCGACGGCCCGCACGTGTTCCTCGGCGAGTACGCGTCGCGCGGCAACACGTTCTGGAACGCCCTGGTCGAGGCCGCGTACATGACCGGCCTGGAACGCAACTCCGACCTGGTCGAGCTGGCCTCGTACGCGCCGCTGCTGGCCAACGAGGACTACCTGCAGTGGTCGCCGGACGCGCTCTGGTTCGACAACGACGAGGTCTGGGGGTCGCCGAGCTACTACGTCCAGAAGCTCTTCTCGACCCAGCGCGGCCAGCAGGTCGTACCGAGCACGGCGCAGGGCGGTGAGGTCGTCGCCCCCGACATCAGCGGTGGGGTCTTCCTGTCCACCTGGTCGACGAGCGCGGCCTACGACAACCTCACGGTGACCTCGAACGCGACCGGTGAGGTGCTGTTCGCCGACAGCTTCGACGACGCCGGCCAGTGGTCGCCCCAGCAGGGCAGCTGGGCGGTCGCCGACGGTCAGTACGTGCAGTCGTCGACGTCGGTCACCGACGCCCGCAGCATCGTCGCCGACGCGTACACCCGAGGCTGGACGGACTACACCCTCGAGCTCGACGCGCGGAAGGTCGCCGGCAGCGAGGGCTTCCTGATCGGCTTCGGGGCGACCGCGCCGAACTCGTTCTACTGGTGGAACCTCGGCGGGTGGAACAACACCCGGTCGGTGCTGCAGAAGGCCGACAACAGCTCGGCCGGAGAGGTCGCGGCGATCGAGGGCCACACGATCGAGACCGGGCGGACCTACCGGGTCACGGTCGAGGTGAGCGGTCGCACGGTCCGGCTCTCCCTCGACGGTGTGCTGCAGATGGAGTACACCGACCCGGTGCCGACGTCCGCGCTGCACCAGGTGGTGACCAGGGACACCGCATCGGGTGACCTCGTCGCCAAGCTCGTCAACACCTCGGAGCACACCCTGCGCACGGCGATCGAGATCTCGGACGTCGTCGTCGGGTCGACCGGTACGGCGATCGAGATGACCGGTGCGCCCGGCCAGACCAACACGAAGTCCGACCCGACCGCCGTGGTCCCGGTCGAACGGACGGTCACCGGTCTGTCGAACAGCTTCGGCTACGACCTGCCGCCGTACTCGATCACCTTCCTGCGGATCCGGACCAGCCCGGTCGTCCCCGACACGGTGGCGCCGGAGGTCTCGCTCGCGCTGGACCCGGCCGAGCCGTCGGGTGCGAACGGCTGGTACACCGGGCCGGTCACCGCCACGGCGTCGGCGACCGACGACAGCGGGCTGGCGCCGACCGTCGAGGTGGACGTCGGCACGGGCTGGGTCGCGTACACCGGTCCCGTCGTCCTGGACCAGGACGGCAACGTCGACGTGGCCGCACGTGCGACGGATGCCGCGGGGAACGTCTCGGAGCCGGTCGTCGCACCGGTGCGGATCGACGCGACGCCCCCGACCTCGACGGCGACCGTCGACGAGGTGGCTCGGACGGTGACCCTCACCGGTCAGGACGAGACGTCGGGGCTCGACCGGCTCGAGTACCGCGTCGACGGCGGCGCGTGGGCCGTGGCCACGGGGCCGGTCACCGTCGGTGCGCAGGCGACGGTCGTCGAGCACCGCGGGGTCGACGTGGCAGGCAACGTCGGGCAGGTCGGCACTGTGCAGGTGCCGCCCGATGCGGACCTGGTCGGCACCCGCGTGCTGGGGGTGGCGATCCCGGGTGCGGTGCGGGTGGGCTCACCGGCGCTCGTCGTCGCGACGGTGCGCCCGGTCAGCCCGCGGCCGAGCGGTGCGGCCGTCCGGCCGTCGGGCACTGTCGAGGTCGTGGCCGGCGGGGCGGTGATCGGCTCGGCGACGATCCGGTACGGCGTCGCCCTGGTGGTCGTCGACACCTCGGCCCTCCCGGTCGGCCGGCAGTCGCTCGTCCTGGCCTACAGCGGGGACGACCGGTACGCCGCGTCGAGCGGAGCGGTGTCGCTGACGGTCCTGCGAGCCCGGAGGTGACCGGTGCATGACCGGTGCACAGTGACCGGTGGGGTCCTGGCTGCGACGCACGCAGGCAGGACCCCACCGGCTGTCGCCGCGGTGGTGGCCGCGCAGTGGTGGCGCGCAGTGGTGGCGCGCAGTGGCGGCGGTGCCGGTGCCCGGGCGTGTCAGGGCCGCGCGGCGAACCGTTCGAGCAGGTCGGCGTGGCCGGAGACGATCAGCAGGTCGTTGGCGGAGATCCGGGTCTCCTGGGTCGCGTAGACGAAGTCCTCGCCCGGCGGCTTGACGCCGATCACGGTGACGCCGTACCGCTTGCGGATCTGGGACTGGGCGATCGTGAACCCCTGCGTCTCGCGCGGGGGCCGCATCTTGACGATCGTGAAGCCGTCCTCGACCTCGATGTAGTCGAGCAGCTTGCCCGAGACGAGGTGGGCCACCCGGCTGCCCGCGTCGGACTCGGGCAGGACGACGTGGTGCGCGCCGATCCGCTGCAGGATCCGCGCGTGCTCGGGTGTGGTGGCCTTGGCCCAGATCTGCGGGGTCTCGATGTCGACGAGGTTGCCCGTGATGAGCACGCTCGCCTCGAGCGAGGTGCCGACACCGACGACCGCCACCGGGAAGTCGCGCGCGCCCAGCTGCACGAGCGCCTCGGGGTTCGTCGCATCCGCCTCCACGAGCGGGAACCGTCCGGTGTAGTGGTGAACCAGAGCGGCGGACCGCTCGACCGCCAGGACGTCGTGCCCGAGGCGGTCCAGGGTCAGGGCGATCGCCGAGCCGAACCGGCCGAGACCGATGACGAGCACGCCCGCGTCGCGGGGATGGCGGTCCGCGTCGGCCCTCGAGCGGCCGGTCGTCCGGCCCGTGCCCGGGTCGGTGGGGTGCAGGCGGTCCGTGCCGCCACGT from Cellulomonas sp. KRMCY2 includes:
- a CDS encoding alpha-L-arabinofuranosidase C-terminal domain-containing protein, translated to MTVFTLSVAGAAGVLVAGPGAAPAEAAAPDGVLPDGAWVDEFDAGTLDPRWSIHNEAAEQWHLDDATGALVLTSQAGDTYQGDNSARNVFLLDVPVGDFTVVTSVEAPVSADFQGAGLIAWQDPDNYVRAGVTHVSFADGGPVVIENGVETGAVYSSTFTARPGSTGETLRLQRVGDLITTSYWADGAWVQAAAAAVTFDTIQVGLYALAAGGAPPHQAVFDYVGLVAAPGQDVVPDGTFTLNGSGDLRYLTVADDGSLGLRAERPSTTVALTAQAAADGALTLRTAADDRPVRVVDGRLTLGEPGSPADLLRLTDAGGGRLYLRTGDSTVDAGYLGVVDGTLVVGVLADAVRLTLAVVSEQQASVTIDGDATSIEMSPDLYGLFYEDINYAADGGLYAELVRNRSFEFAATDNASFTGMTAWETVTRSGATGTATVVEDDGRLNDSNRAYLQVQASGPGVGVRNAGYSTGLAVTEGAAYDFTVWARSAQAQTLAVQVESADGATVHAAGTVDVDGSDEWKQYAVTLAATSTTTAGRLAVLSGAAGSLALDMVSLFPADTWDGPVNGQYGLRADIAEMIAAMEPSFLRFPGGCVTNVGTFDTYADSGYTDRRRTYQWKETIGPVEQRPTNWNFWGYNQSYGIGYYEYFLFAEDLGATALPVLSVGANGCGSTIPEMTDDERIERWVADTVDLIEFANGDVSTEWGAVRAGLGHPEPFGMRYIGLGNEENTTTFEANFPRFRDAVEAAYPDITVVSNSGPDDTGARFDALWEFNREQGVAMVDEHYYNDPSWFLANTGRYDDYDRDGPHVFLGEYASRGNTFWNALVEAAYMTGLERNSDLVELASYAPLLANEDYLQWSPDALWFDNDEVWGSPSYYVQKLFSTQRGQQVVPSTAQGGEVVAPDISGGVFLSTWSTSAAYDNLTVTSNATGEVLFADSFDDAGQWSPQQGSWAVADGQYVQSSTSVTDARSIVADAYTRGWTDYTLELDARKVAGSEGFLIGFGATAPNSFYWWNLGGWNNTRSVLQKADNSSAGEVAAIEGHTIETGRTYRVTVEVSGRTVRLSLDGVLQMEYTDPVPTSALHQVVTRDTASGDLVAKLVNTSEHTLRTAIEISDVVVGSTGTAIEMTGAPGQTNTKSDPTAVVPVERTVTGLSNSFGYDLPPYSITFLRIRTSPVVPDTVAPEVSLALDPAEPSGANGWYTGPVTATASATDDSGLAPTVEVDVGTGWVAYTGPVVLDQDGNVDVAARATDAAGNVSEPVVAPVRIDATPPTSTATVDEVARTVTLTGQDETSGLDRLEYRVDGGAWAVATGPVTVGAQATVVEHRGVDVAGNVGQVGTVQVPPDADLVGTRVLGVAIPGAVRVGSPALVVATVRPVSPRPSGAAVRPSGTVEVVAGGAVIGSATIRYGVALVVVDTSALPVGRQSLVLAYSGDDRYAASSGAVSLTVLRARR
- a CDS encoding TrkA family potassium uptake protein, with amino-acid sequence MLVIGLGRFGSAIALTLDRLGHDVLAVERSAALVHHYTGRFPLVEADATNPEALVQLGARDFPVAVVGVGTSLEASVLITGNLVDIETPQIWAKATTPEHARILQRIGAHHVVLPESDAGSRVAHLVSGKLLDYIEVEDGFTIVKMRPPRETQGFTIAQSQIRKRYGVTVIGVKPPGEDFVYATQETRISANDLLIVSGHADLLERFAARP